The DNA region AAAAACTACACCGAACTGTCTCTGCTGTGATATCGCATATGACCGCGCCAGCCTCAGTGAAGTCATAACATCCGTTCCTGTACCGTGCCAACGTAGTTTCTGCATCGACTTCACAAAGTCGGGCACAGCCATCGCAGCAATCAGCCCAATAATGACGGTCACTATGAGTAACTCCATCATCGTAAATCCGTTCTGCTTTTTCAATCGCATCTGATACCGCCTTGTGCTAGTTGAGCCATCATCACCGCATGTTTCAGCAAGACCTGTGCCTCATGATGCGGTTTCTGTATATGCATTTTAATCGACTGTAGGACATAGGCTTCTGGCCGCATGAAACGACGGCAAGCGCATTTTGCCGCCTTTCAGAGCTCAGTTTTCTGGATATGCTTCAACAGGCTGTGGGATTATTCCCACATTAAGTCTGAACAATTGTTTCCGATTGACAATTATAGACTATCGGGTATCTTAATGGAAGTTCCGACCGATAACTTCAGGACGAAAGGCAAAACAATGCAGACCAATAGATTGACCTTGCCGATAGTGATCGCTGTTCTACTGCTTGGGACCGGTCTTGCGTGGGGCAACGAAATCCCAATTCAGTCACCCGATGATTTCGTGAAACCGAAACCTGCACAGGTAATTTCCAGCAGGACCATTGACTACCTGAGTTCCCATGCCGTCGATGGCACAGTTAAGATATGGGTCTTCTTCTCTGATCGCGGCATCACATCGAAGTCAGAACTCAGTCAGGCTGCGAGTACGCTGTCGAATCGTATCACCGATGAAGCATTAGGTCGCCGAAAGAAAGTCGGCAAGGACAAATTCACGATCATCGACGTACCAGTGAAGTCTTCTTATGTGGAAGCTGTCGTCAATCTGGGCGCCAAGCTCAGGCACACCTCTCGCTATCTCAATGCAGCGAGCTTCGAGGTACCCGTTGAGCTACTCGACGAAATTTCCGAACTCCCCTTCGTCATAGAGATCCGTCCGATGATTGCGGCAAGGAAAACCTACCCACAAGAATCGGATGCACCTAAAGACGGCTCATCCAATAGCCTTGAATCGCCCATTCTCAATTACGGCGCTTCCTTCGATCAGTTAAATCAGATTAATGTTATTCCGGCGCACACCGCTGGATATGCAGGCCAGGGTGTTATCGTCGCAATGTTCGACACAGGATTCCGCACGACGCATCACGTCTTCCAAGATATCATGTTCACCGGCAGATTGATAGCGGAACATGATTTCGTGTTTGATGACGGCAATGTCGACAATGAACCTGAGGACTGGTCGAATGCCTGGGATCACGGAACGCTTACCTGGTCGACGCTTGGGGGAGCTTGGGAC from Candidatus Zixiibacteriota bacterium includes:
- a CDS encoding prepilin-type N-terminal cleavage/methylation domain-containing protein, which translates into the protein MRLKKQNGFTMMELLIVTVIIGLIAAMAVPDFVKSMQKLRWHGTGTDVMTSLRLARSYAISQQRQFGVVFDTSSNHITVFKDLVNPTAFTFEYGDSVVAQDSIEAKFD